The Leguminivora glycinivorella isolate SPB_JAAS2020 chromosome 17, LegGlyc_1.1, whole genome shotgun sequence genome has a window encoding:
- the LOC125235311 gene encoding uncharacterized protein LOC125235311 isoform X3 — protein sequence MPFKFSKGSQNKETVLTISERGITTLQTAVVYANPLGDKNNVLCKYRLILDPGSQRSYVTFQAAKELKLPVEEESLLTIFTFGEDPPKEIHSPIVILQLVTRTNKKIVIQANCVQRISRGFIPNVKLRGVPESYVLADDGSVSGQVQILIGNDYYFNIIYETKIQLDSNLFLVDSALGWIVSGKTEPQLEEESYVVTYAQTCIETKLHQPDSPLCDGDIKNLWELECIGICDSPKATREEEAIKNFNETTVKINNRYTVSWPWITYPPDLPNNFGIAFGRLSSLLKRMDQETLMSYDDTFKQQLAKGIIEVVPTSGTSTGNAIHYLPFHGVRHRGKPMRIVYDASSKSNKNTKSLNECLYRGPLMLEDLTGLLIKFRTHHIGLTSDIEKAFLQMALHEKDRDVTRFLWLKDTSKPVSQDNLLYLRFCRVPFGVISSPFLLNATIKEHLNNAEDQHVRQKANDIYVDNFVSGCSTTAEAIELYKSLKGSFQDISMSLRDWSSNSEEFMKMVPDTCKENKIKVLGLEWDIKKDTLQLKPNLQEEAVTKRGILKTIASIYDPCGYAAPHTLSAKLFLQGLWKAGVSWDSPLSSELTEEWNIIRQNLEVIGKVSVDRCYMKTPTEANYQLHCFTDASLQAYAASVFLVCGSKKSFIMGKSRLIPTKDQDNLKIPRLELLGVLIGCRLMKFVLKFLQQKIVRQVLWTDSQIVIEWCKSNKLLPPFVARRIEEIKTNKDLEIRYLPSSLNPADVGTRPLRAEEDKEKWLNGPQFITEDPQKWPTTSGSEPTSSLLTGEGLGFQEDIEMVDKEDPVVNVNPMKTEEIITPNEVIGNNQSTDDKLHKLKEIQAKYFPLEVEGKETNLSRNLGVFKDIDDLLRCKGRMKNANWSFDKRYPILIPKESDFTKEIIMKTHQENKHVGVSHTLDKIREMYWIPQGRSKVQRILKGCPECMKHDGGPYRLPETPALPKERVNYSSPFTYVGTV from the exons ATGCCCTTCAAATTTTCCAAAGGATCCCAAAACAAAGAAACAGTCTTGACTATTTCAGAAAGAGGAATCACCACTCTACAGACAGCTGTTGTTTATGCTAACCCCTTAGGTGATAAGAATAATGTATTGTGTAAATACCGTTTAATTTTAGACCCAGGGTCTCAACGTTCTTATGTCACATTTCAAGCGGCCAAGGAGTTGAAGCTTCCAGTCGAAGAAGAAAGTCTCTTGACAATTTTCACCTTCGGTGAAGATCCTCCGAAGGAAATACATAGTCCTATAGTGATTCTACAGTTAGTAACTAGAACAAATAAGAAGATAGTTATACAAGCTAACTGTGTCCAACGCATTTCAAGAGGATTCATCCCAAATGTCAAGTTACGGGGCGTACCCGAGTCTTATGTACTGGCGGATGATGGTTCTGTAAGCGGACAGGTGCAGATTCTAATCGGAAACGACTACTActttaacattatttatgaaaCTAAGATACAACTAGATAGTAACTTGTTTCTAGTGGATTCTGCCCTTGGATGGATAGTCAGTGGCAAGACGGAACCACAGCTTGAAGAGGAATCATATGTAGTGACTTATGCTCAAACTTGTATTGAAACGAAGCTTCATCAACCAGATTCACCTCTTTGTGATGGAGACATTAAAAACCTTTGGGAATTGGAATGTATAGGAATTTGTGATTCACCTAAAGCAACAAGAGAAGAAGAAgctattaaaaattttaatgaaactacagtaaaaattaacaatagaTACACGGTAAGCTGGCCATGGATAACTTATCCGCCTGACTTACCTAATAACTTTGGAATCGCCTTTGGGCGTCTGTCAAGTTTACTGAAGCGCATGGACCAAGAAACCTTAATGTCATACGACGATACATTTAAACAACAATTAGCTAAGGGTATAATAGAAGTCGTACCCACATCAGGAACGTCAACTGGTAACGCTATTCACTACCTACCCTTCCATGGAGTACGTCATCGAGGAAAACCTATGCGAATCGTGTATGATGCTAGTTCCAAGAGTAACAAGAACACCAAGAGTCTGAACGAGTGCTTATACAGAGGACCACTCATGCTTGAAGACCTTACAGGGTTACTCATCAAATTCAGGACACATCACATAGGATTGACGTCCGACATAGAAAAGGCGTTTTTACAGATGGCATTACACGAGAAGGATCGTGACGTTACCAGATTCTTATGGCTTAAAGATACCTCTAAACCAGTATCTCAGGATAACCTACTTTACCTAAGATTCTGCAGAGTTCCATTCGGCGTGATATCTTCACCGTTTCTACTGAATGCGACTATTAAAGAACATTTAAATAATGCAGAAGATCAGCATGTCAGGCAGAAAGCGAATGACATATACGTAGACAACTTTGTTTCAGGCTGTAGTACTACAGCTGAAGCAATAGAGCTTTACAAAAGTTTAAAAGGATCTTTTCAAGATATTTCAATGTCACTCAGGGATTGGAGTTCTAACTCCGAAGAATTCATGAAGATGGTCCCTGATACATGTAAAGAAAACAAGATAAAAGTACTTGGCTTAGAGTGGGACATAAAAAAGGACACCCTCCAGCTGAAGCCCAACCTCCAAGAGGAAGCAGTCACAAAAAGAGGAATACTGAAGACTATCGCATCAATTTATGACCCGTGCGGTTACGCGGCACCTCATACATTATCAGCTAAACTTTTTCTGCAAGGACTTTGGAAGGCCGGAGTATCTTGGGACTCACCATTATCAAGCGAGCTAACAGAAGAGTGGAACATCATCCGACAGAACCTAGAAGTCATAGGAAAGGTATCGGTGGATAGATGTTACATGAAGACACCAACGGAAGCGAATTACCAACTGCACTGCTTCACAGATGCTTCACTACAAGCCTACGCAGCATCGGTGTTTCTAGTCTGTGGCTCGAAGAAAAGCTTTATCATGGGTAAATCCCGTCTGATACCAACCAAGGATCAAGATAACCTCAAGATACCCCGTCTAGAACTTCTGGGAGTACTGATAGGCTGTAGACTGATGAAGTTCGTCCTTAAGTTTCTGCAACAGAAAATAGTAAGACAAGTCTTATGGACCGATAGTCAGATTGTCATCGAATGGTGTAAGTCTAACAAACTACTTCCTCCCTTCGTTGCCAGACGAATAGAAGAAATCAAGACAAACAAAGACCTGGAGATAAGATATCTACCATCAAGCTTGAACCCAGCAGATGTAGGCACAAGACCCCTTCGTGCAGAGGAGGATAAGGAGAAATGGCTGAATGGTCCGCAGTTTATAACAGAAGATCCACAGAAATGGCCAACCACATCCGGCAGTGAGCCAACCAGTTCTCTTCTGACAGGGGAGGGTCTTGGGTTCCAAGAAGACATAGAGATGGTCGATAAAGAAGATCCAGTTGTTAATGTCAACCCGATGAAAACGGAGGAAATTATAACACCAAATGAAGTGATAGGAAATAATCAGTCAACAGACGACAAGCttcataaattaaaagaaattcaAGCTAAATATTTTCCTCTAGAGGTAGAAGGAAAAGAAACCAATCTAAGTCGAAACTTAGGAGTATTCAAGGACATTGATGACCTATTGAGATGCAAAGGTCGTATGAAAAACGCAAACTGGTCGTTCGACAAACGATACCCTATACTCATACCAAAAGAGTCAGATTTCACGAAGGAAATTATAATGAAAACTCATCAAGAGAACAAACATGTAGGTGTCAGCCACACGCTTGATAAAATAAGAGAAATGTATTGGATTCCTCAAGGAAGAAGTAAAGTCCAACGGATATTAAAGGGATGCCCTGAATGTATGAAACATGATGGAGGACCTTATAGACTACCAGAAACCCCTGCTCTTCCTAAAGAGAGAGTCAATTACAGCTCTCCTTTTACGTACGTTG GAACAGTGTAA
- the LOC125235311 gene encoding uncharacterized protein LOC125235311 isoform X2, which yields MPTMLHYTKSKRQKALSWITYPPDLPNNFGIAFGRLSSLLKRMDQETLMSYDDTFKQQLAKGIIEVVPTSGTSTGNAIHYLPFHGVRHRGKPMRIVYDASSKSNKNTKSLNECLYRGPLMLEDLTGLLIKFRTHHIGLTSDIEKAFLQMALHEKDRDVTRFLWLKDTSKPVSQDNLLYLRFCRVPFGVISSPFLLNATIKEHLNNAEDQHVRQKANDIYVDNFVSGCSTTAEAIELYKSLKGSFQDISMSLRDWSSNSEEFMKMVPDTCKENKIKVLGLEWDIKKDTLQLKPNLQEEAVTKRGILKTIASIYDPCGYAAPHTLSAKLFLQGLWKAGVSWDSPLSSELTEEWNIIRQNLEVIGKVSVDRCYMKTPTEANYQLHCFTDASLQAYAASVFLVCGSKKSFIMGKSRLIPTKDQDNLKIPRLELLGVLIGCRLMKFVLKFLQQKIVRQVLWTDSQIVIEWCKSNKLLPPFVARRIEEIKTNKDLEIRYLPSSLNPADVGTRPLRAEEDKEKWLNGPQFITEDPQKWPTTSGSEPTSSLLTGEGLGFQEDIEMVDKEDPVVNVNPMKTEEIITPNEVIGNNQSTDDKLHKLKEIQAKYFPLEVEGKETNLSRNLGVFKDIDDLLRCKGRMKNANWSFDKRYPILIPKESDFTKEIIMKTHQENKHVGVSHTLDKIREMYWIPQGRSKVQRILKGCPECMKHDGGPYRLPETPALPKERVNYSSPFTYVGTDYLGPLLVNNGNGSCKRWISLYTCLAVRAIHLEVVKDLTAEEGLLALKRMISARGVPTLITSDNAAHYKLLSEILQDPYCIEKEIKWKFIPQLAPWHGGFYERLIGLTKNCMKKTLQKHLLNDSQLATTVKEIEAVLNTRPLTYVDSEPDHVLKPSDFLTMGKCIVMETSSMDPITSHGTVTKDNLIKGWKKALIILREFKEMFENRYLLNLRERYSHHPKEPRVTSKLTPKIGQIVQIKGDTKNRINWKVGKIVSLKEGADGLCRVATVQVGDTIYTRSIAHLYPLEIEDGEEQCKQTSHEESVEESVQVPDVPHPTRRDDVMKESTNDVLKTSEQKSYQLTELNESEEIPSDSVLLEPASSQLHEPEPKSIPEPDPLAVKDMTFCENTDPETHHLENIASAEHHDESRPKRAAALRALEKIKEWTSNLVAVLLPVVGSVATNAKL from the exons ATGCCCACTATGCTACATTATACAAAATCGAAGCGGCAAAAAGCA TTAT CATGGATAACTTATCCGCCTGACTTACCTAATAACTTTGGAATCGCCTTTGGGCGTCTGTCAAGTTTACTGAAGCGCATGGACCAAGAAACCTTAATGTCATACGACGATACATTTAAACAACAATTAGCTAAGGGTATAATAGAAGTCGTACCCACATCAGGAACGTCAACTGGTAACGCTATTCACTACCTACCCTTCCATGGAGTACGTCATCGAGGAAAACCTATGCGAATCGTGTATGATGCTAGTTCCAAGAGTAACAAGAACACCAAGAGTCTGAACGAGTGCTTATACAGAGGACCACTCATGCTTGAAGACCTTACAGGGTTACTCATCAAATTCAGGACACATCACATAGGATTGACGTCCGACATAGAAAAGGCGTTTTTACAGATGGCATTACACGAGAAGGATCGTGACGTTACCAGATTCTTATGGCTTAAAGATACCTCTAAACCAGTATCTCAGGATAACCTACTTTACCTAAGATTCTGCAGAGTTCCATTCGGCGTGATATCTTCACCGTTTCTACTGAATGCGACTATTAAAGAACATTTAAATAATGCAGAAGATCAGCATGTCAGGCAGAAAGCGAATGACATATACGTAGACAACTTTGTTTCAGGCTGTAGTACTACAGCTGAAGCAATAGAGCTTTACAAAAGTTTAAAAGGATCTTTTCAAGATATTTCAATGTCACTCAGGGATTGGAGTTCTAACTCCGAAGAATTCATGAAGATGGTCCCTGATACATGTAAAGAAAACAAGATAAAAGTACTTGGCTTAGAGTGGGACATAAAAAAGGACACCCTCCAGCTGAAGCCCAACCTCCAAGAGGAAGCAGTCACAAAAAGAGGAATACTGAAGACTATCGCATCAATTTATGACCCGTGCGGTTACGCGGCACCTCATACATTATCAGCTAAACTTTTTCTGCAAGGACTTTGGAAGGCCGGAGTATCTTGGGACTCACCATTATCAAGCGAGCTAACAGAAGAGTGGAACATCATCCGACAGAACCTAGAAGTCATAGGAAAGGTATCGGTGGATAGATGTTACATGAAGACACCAACGGAAGCGAATTACCAACTGCACTGCTTCACAGATGCTTCACTACAAGCCTACGCAGCATCGGTGTTTCTAGTCTGTGGCTCGAAGAAAAGCTTTATCATGGGTAAATCCCGTCTGATACCAACCAAGGATCAAGATAACCTCAAGATACCCCGTCTAGAACTTCTGGGAGTACTGATAGGCTGTAGACTGATGAAGTTCGTCCTTAAGTTTCTGCAACAGAAAATAGTAAGACAAGTCTTATGGACCGATAGTCAGATTGTCATCGAATGGTGTAAGTCTAACAAACTACTTCCTCCCTTCGTTGCCAGACGAATAGAAGAAATCAAGACAAACAAAGACCTGGAGATAAGATATCTACCATCAAGCTTGAACCCAGCAGATGTAGGCACAAGACCCCTTCGTGCAGAGGAGGATAAGGAGAAATGGCTGAATGGTCCGCAGTTTATAACAGAAGATCCACAGAAATGGCCAACCACATCCGGCAGTGAGCCAACCAGTTCTCTTCTGACAGGGGAGGGTCTTGGGTTCCAAGAAGACATAGAGATGGTCGATAAAGAAGATCCAGTTGTTAATGTCAACCCGATGAAAACGGAGGAAATTATAACACCAAATGAAGTGATAGGAAATAATCAGTCAACAGACGACAAGCttcataaattaaaagaaattcaAGCTAAATATTTTCCTCTAGAGGTAGAAGGAAAAGAAACCAATCTAAGTCGAAACTTAGGAGTATTCAAGGACATTGATGACCTATTGAGATGCAAAGGTCGTATGAAAAACGCAAACTGGTCGTTCGACAAACGATACCCTATACTCATACCAAAAGAGTCAGATTTCACGAAGGAAATTATAATGAAAACTCATCAAGAGAACAAACATGTAGGTGTCAGCCACACGCTTGATAAAATAAGAGAAATGTATTGGATTCCTCAAGGAAGAAGTAAAGTCCAACGGATATTAAAGGGATGCCCTGAATGTATGAAACATGATGGAGGACCTTATAGACTACCAGAAACCCCTGCTCTTCCTAAAGAGAGAGTCAATTACAGCTCTCCTTTTACGTACGTTGGAACAGACTACCTGGGACCACTTCTAGTTAACAACGGGAATGGCAGTTGTAAAAGATGGATTAGCCTTTATACATGTTTAGCGGTAAGAGCCATTCACCTGGAAGTGGTAAAGGATCTAACAGCGGAAGAAGGTCTTCTGGCCTTAAAAAGGATGATATCAGCGAGAGGCGTGCCTACCTTAATTACATCTGACAACGCAGCTCATTACAAGTTACTTTCTGAAATTCTTCAAGACCCATATTGCATAGAAAAGGAGATTAAATGGAAATTCATACCGCAACTAGCCCCATGGCATGGAGGATTTTACGAAAGGTTGATTGGCTTAACCAAGAATTGTATGAAGAAAACCTTACAAAAACACTTATTGAATGACAGCCAGCTGGCAACAACAGTTAAGGAAATAGAAGCAGTACTTAACACAAGACCTTTAACCTACGTGGATTCAGAACCTGACCACGTATTAAAACCCTCAGACTTTCTTACCATGGGAAAATGTATCGTAATGGAAACGTCGAGCATGGATCCTATTACGTCACATGGGACAGTAACCAAAGACAATCTAATTAAAGGTTGGAAGAAAGCGCTCATCATTCTACGAGAATTCAAAGAGATGTTTGAGAACAGGTATCTCCTAAATTTGAGAGAAAGATACTCCCATCATCCTAAGGAGCCTAGAGTGACTTCAAAATTAACGCCAAAAATAGGTCAGATAGTGCAAATAAAAGGCGACACGAAGAATAGGATCAATTGGAAAGTTGGGAAAATAGTATCTTTAAAGGAAGGCGCCGATGGTTTATGTAGAGTAGCCACGGTCCAAGTAGGAGATACAATATATACAAGATCTATCGCGCATCTCTACCCGTTAGAGATCGAAGATGGAGAGGAACAGTGTAAACAAACGTCACATGAAGAAAGCGTAGAAGAATCTGTACAGGTTCCTGACGTCCCACATCCAACAAGAAGGGACGACGTGATGAAAGAATCCACTAACGACGTTCTTAAGACTTCTGAGCAGAAATCTTATCAATTAACAGAATTAAACGAGTCAGAAGAAATACCGTCTGATTCAGTCTTATTAGAGCCTGCATCTAGTCAGTTACACGAGCCTGAGCCTAAGTCCATACCCGAACCAGACCCACTCGCAGTCAAAGACATGACGTTCTGCGAGAACACTGATCCTGAAACGCACCACCTAGAGAACATCGCGTCGGCTGAACATCACGACGAGTCCAGACCTAAGAGAGCAGCGGCGCTTCGTGCTCTTGAGAAGATTAAGGAGTGGACCAGCAACTTAGTCGCAGTTTTGCTGCCTGTAGTGGGGAGTGTCGCGACCAACGCGAAACTATAG
- the LOC125235311 gene encoding uncharacterized protein LOC125235311 isoform X1 — protein MPFKFSKGSQNKETVLTISERGITTLQTAVVYANPLGDKNNVLCKYRLILDPGSQRSYVTFQAAKELKLPVEEESLLTIFTFGEDPPKEIHSPIVILQLVTRTNKKIVIQANCVQRISRGFIPNVKLRGVPESYVLADDGSVSGQVQILIGNDYYFNIIYETKIQLDSNLFLVDSALGWIVSGKTEPQLEEESYVVTYAQTCIETKLHQPDSPLCDGDIKNLWELECIGICDSPKATREEEAIKNFNETTVKINNRYTVSWPWITYPPDLPNNFGIAFGRLSSLLKRMDQETLMSYDDTFKQQLAKGIIEVVPTSGTSTGNAIHYLPFHGVRHRGKPMRIVYDASSKSNKNTKSLNECLYRGPLMLEDLTGLLIKFRTHHIGLTSDIEKAFLQMALHEKDRDVTRFLWLKDTSKPVSQDNLLYLRFCRVPFGVISSPFLLNATIKEHLNNAEDQHVRQKANDIYVDNFVSGCSTTAEAIELYKSLKGSFQDISMSLRDWSSNSEEFMKMVPDTCKENKIKVLGLEWDIKKDTLQLKPNLQEEAVTKRGILKTIASIYDPCGYAAPHTLSAKLFLQGLWKAGVSWDSPLSSELTEEWNIIRQNLEVIGKVSVDRCYMKTPTEANYQLHCFTDASLQAYAASVFLVCGSKKSFIMGKSRLIPTKDQDNLKIPRLELLGVLIGCRLMKFVLKFLQQKIVRQVLWTDSQIVIEWCKSNKLLPPFVARRIEEIKTNKDLEIRYLPSSLNPADVGTRPLRAEEDKEKWLNGPQFITEDPQKWPTTSGSEPTSSLLTGEGLGFQEDIEMVDKEDPVVNVNPMKTEEIITPNEVIGNNQSTDDKLHKLKEIQAKYFPLEVEGKETNLSRNLGVFKDIDDLLRCKGRMKNANWSFDKRYPILIPKESDFTKEIIMKTHQENKHVGVSHTLDKIREMYWIPQGRSKVQRILKGCPECMKHDGGPYRLPETPALPKERVNYSSPFTYVGTDYLGPLLVNNGNGSCKRWISLYTCLAVRAIHLEVVKDLTAEEGLLALKRMISARGVPTLITSDNAAHYKLLSEILQDPYCIEKEIKWKFIPQLAPWHGGFYERLIGLTKNCMKKTLQKHLLNDSQLATTVKEIEAVLNTRPLTYVDSEPDHVLKPSDFLTMGKCIVMETSSMDPITSHGTVTKDNLIKGWKKALIILREFKEMFENRYLLNLRERYSHHPKEPRVTSKLTPKIGQIVQIKGDTKNRINWKVGKIVSLKEGADGLCRVATVQVGDTIYTRSIAHLYPLEIEDGEEQCKQTSHEESVEESVQVPDVPHPTRRDDVMKESTNDVLKTSEQKSYQLTELNESEEIPSDSVLLEPASSQLHEPEPKSIPEPDPLAVKDMTFCENTDPETHHLENIASAEHHDESRPKRAAALRALEKIKEWTSNLVAVLLPVVGSVATNAKL, from the coding sequence ATGCCCTTCAAATTTTCCAAAGGATCCCAAAACAAAGAAACAGTCTTGACTATTTCAGAAAGAGGAATCACCACTCTACAGACAGCTGTTGTTTATGCTAACCCCTTAGGTGATAAGAATAATGTATTGTGTAAATACCGTTTAATTTTAGACCCAGGGTCTCAACGTTCTTATGTCACATTTCAAGCGGCCAAGGAGTTGAAGCTTCCAGTCGAAGAAGAAAGTCTCTTGACAATTTTCACCTTCGGTGAAGATCCTCCGAAGGAAATACATAGTCCTATAGTGATTCTACAGTTAGTAACTAGAACAAATAAGAAGATAGTTATACAAGCTAACTGTGTCCAACGCATTTCAAGAGGATTCATCCCAAATGTCAAGTTACGGGGCGTACCCGAGTCTTATGTACTGGCGGATGATGGTTCTGTAAGCGGACAGGTGCAGATTCTAATCGGAAACGACTACTActttaacattatttatgaaaCTAAGATACAACTAGATAGTAACTTGTTTCTAGTGGATTCTGCCCTTGGATGGATAGTCAGTGGCAAGACGGAACCACAGCTTGAAGAGGAATCATATGTAGTGACTTATGCTCAAACTTGTATTGAAACGAAGCTTCATCAACCAGATTCACCTCTTTGTGATGGAGACATTAAAAACCTTTGGGAATTGGAATGTATAGGAATTTGTGATTCACCTAAAGCAACAAGAGAAGAAGAAgctattaaaaattttaatgaaactacagtaaaaattaacaatagaTACACGGTAAGCTGGCCATGGATAACTTATCCGCCTGACTTACCTAATAACTTTGGAATCGCCTTTGGGCGTCTGTCAAGTTTACTGAAGCGCATGGACCAAGAAACCTTAATGTCATACGACGATACATTTAAACAACAATTAGCTAAGGGTATAATAGAAGTCGTACCCACATCAGGAACGTCAACTGGTAACGCTATTCACTACCTACCCTTCCATGGAGTACGTCATCGAGGAAAACCTATGCGAATCGTGTATGATGCTAGTTCCAAGAGTAACAAGAACACCAAGAGTCTGAACGAGTGCTTATACAGAGGACCACTCATGCTTGAAGACCTTACAGGGTTACTCATCAAATTCAGGACACATCACATAGGATTGACGTCCGACATAGAAAAGGCGTTTTTACAGATGGCATTACACGAGAAGGATCGTGACGTTACCAGATTCTTATGGCTTAAAGATACCTCTAAACCAGTATCTCAGGATAACCTACTTTACCTAAGATTCTGCAGAGTTCCATTCGGCGTGATATCTTCACCGTTTCTACTGAATGCGACTATTAAAGAACATTTAAATAATGCAGAAGATCAGCATGTCAGGCAGAAAGCGAATGACATATACGTAGACAACTTTGTTTCAGGCTGTAGTACTACAGCTGAAGCAATAGAGCTTTACAAAAGTTTAAAAGGATCTTTTCAAGATATTTCAATGTCACTCAGGGATTGGAGTTCTAACTCCGAAGAATTCATGAAGATGGTCCCTGATACATGTAAAGAAAACAAGATAAAAGTACTTGGCTTAGAGTGGGACATAAAAAAGGACACCCTCCAGCTGAAGCCCAACCTCCAAGAGGAAGCAGTCACAAAAAGAGGAATACTGAAGACTATCGCATCAATTTATGACCCGTGCGGTTACGCGGCACCTCATACATTATCAGCTAAACTTTTTCTGCAAGGACTTTGGAAGGCCGGAGTATCTTGGGACTCACCATTATCAAGCGAGCTAACAGAAGAGTGGAACATCATCCGACAGAACCTAGAAGTCATAGGAAAGGTATCGGTGGATAGATGTTACATGAAGACACCAACGGAAGCGAATTACCAACTGCACTGCTTCACAGATGCTTCACTACAAGCCTACGCAGCATCGGTGTTTCTAGTCTGTGGCTCGAAGAAAAGCTTTATCATGGGTAAATCCCGTCTGATACCAACCAAGGATCAAGATAACCTCAAGATACCCCGTCTAGAACTTCTGGGAGTACTGATAGGCTGTAGACTGATGAAGTTCGTCCTTAAGTTTCTGCAACAGAAAATAGTAAGACAAGTCTTATGGACCGATAGTCAGATTGTCATCGAATGGTGTAAGTCTAACAAACTACTTCCTCCCTTCGTTGCCAGACGAATAGAAGAAATCAAGACAAACAAAGACCTGGAGATAAGATATCTACCATCAAGCTTGAACCCAGCAGATGTAGGCACAAGACCCCTTCGTGCAGAGGAGGATAAGGAGAAATGGCTGAATGGTCCGCAGTTTATAACAGAAGATCCACAGAAATGGCCAACCACATCCGGCAGTGAGCCAACCAGTTCTCTTCTGACAGGGGAGGGTCTTGGGTTCCAAGAAGACATAGAGATGGTCGATAAAGAAGATCCAGTTGTTAATGTCAACCCGATGAAAACGGAGGAAATTATAACACCAAATGAAGTGATAGGAAATAATCAGTCAACAGACGACAAGCttcataaattaaaagaaattcaAGCTAAATATTTTCCTCTAGAGGTAGAAGGAAAAGAAACCAATCTAAGTCGAAACTTAGGAGTATTCAAGGACATTGATGACCTATTGAGATGCAAAGGTCGTATGAAAAACGCAAACTGGTCGTTCGACAAACGATACCCTATACTCATACCAAAAGAGTCAGATTTCACGAAGGAAATTATAATGAAAACTCATCAAGAGAACAAACATGTAGGTGTCAGCCACACGCTTGATAAAATAAGAGAAATGTATTGGATTCCTCAAGGAAGAAGTAAAGTCCAACGGATATTAAAGGGATGCCCTGAATGTATGAAACATGATGGAGGACCTTATAGACTACCAGAAACCCCTGCTCTTCCTAAAGAGAGAGTCAATTACAGCTCTCCTTTTACGTACGTTGGAACAGACTACCTGGGACCACTTCTAGTTAACAACGGGAATGGCAGTTGTAAAAGATGGATTAGCCTTTATACATGTTTAGCGGTAAGAGCCATTCACCTGGAAGTGGTAAAGGATCTAACAGCGGAAGAAGGTCTTCTGGCCTTAAAAAGGATGATATCAGCGAGAGGCGTGCCTACCTTAATTACATCTGACAACGCAGCTCATTACAAGTTACTTTCTGAAATTCTTCAAGACCCATATTGCATAGAAAAGGAGATTAAATGGAAATTCATACCGCAACTAGCCCCATGGCATGGAGGATTTTACGAAAGGTTGATTGGCTTAACCAAGAATTGTATGAAGAAAACCTTACAAAAACACTTATTGAATGACAGCCAGCTGGCAACAACAGTTAAGGAAATAGAAGCAGTACTTAACACAAGACCTTTAACCTACGTGGATTCAGAACCTGACCACGTATTAAAACCCTCAGACTTTCTTACCATGGGAAAATGTATCGTAATGGAAACGTCGAGCATGGATCCTATTACGTCACATGGGACAGTAACCAAAGACAATCTAATTAAAGGTTGGAAGAAAGCGCTCATCATTCTACGAGAATTCAAAGAGATGTTTGAGAACAGGTATCTCCTAAATTTGAGAGAAAGATACTCCCATCATCCTAAGGAGCCTAGAGTGACTTCAAAATTAACGCCAAAAATAGGTCAGATAGTGCAAATAAAAGGCGACACGAAGAATAGGATCAATTGGAAAGTTGGGAAAATAGTATCTTTAAAGGAAGGCGCCGATGGTTTATGTAGAGTAGCCACGGTCCAAGTAGGAGATACAATATATACAAGATCTATCGCGCATCTCTACCCGTTAGAGATCGAAGATGGAGAGGAACAGTGTAAACAAACGTCACATGAAGAAAGCGTAGAAGAATCTGTACAGGTTCCTGACGTCCCACATCCAACAAGAAGGGACGACGTGATGAAAGAATCCACTAACGACGTTCTTAAGACTTCTGAGCAGAAATCTTATCAATTAACAGAATTAAACGAGTCAGAAGAAATACCGTCTGATTCAGTCTTATTAGAGCCTGCATCTAGTCAGTTACACGAGCCTGAGCCTAAGTCCATACCCGAACCAGACCCACTCGCAGTCAAAGACATGACGTTCTGCGAGAACACTGATCCTGAAACGCACCACCTAGAGAACATCGCGTCGGCTGAACATCACGACGAGTCCAGACCTAAGAGAGCAGCGGCGCTTCGTGCTCTTGAGAAGATTAAGGAGTGGACCAGCAACTTAGTCGCAGTTTTGCTGCCTGTAGTGGGGAGTGTCGCGACCAACGCGAAACTATAG